In Cervus elaphus chromosome 27, mCerEla1.1, whole genome shotgun sequence, the genomic stretch AGGACTGATCTGCTTAGCCAGCCCTGAGTGCGGGGCTCTGGGTGGAGGACCATCCTGGGAACACACTGTCTCCAGGTCCTGCTTCCATGCTGAGCTGCTTTGATTCATGGGACCCCACCTGCTTCTGCCCACCTGTAACACTTGCTGAAAGGAAAActttcatcctctgccttccttaAAGCTATATCCAGGCTGCATGAGACCCCCTGGCAGGCAAGGTGACTGCTGGACTTCTGTCGTCTCTCAGTGGTCCTGGTAGAGTTTTCCTAACTCTGTCTTTTGTTAGTAAGTACCTGCATGTTGCCAAAGCAGGAAcctaatgttttgttttgttttgtttttaacatcagATGTGGGTAAGCAATGATCTTAACCCAGTCGTTAGTTTGTTCATTGTCTGTGATCAGGAGGCCTTGGTTGTAGTGGAAGCAGCCCAAGATGTCCTGGCTCGGCTCCGGATGCCCAGGATGTCCATCCCCACAGTTTGTGTGTTGTTGCAGACACAGCCTGCTCTGACTTTGTGTCCTGGCGGCGATAACACGCACACTGAGATAGTTACAGAGCTCATCTCCGTCACACTTTGTGCAGAGTAGCTGTTTGGTCCTCTTTCCTTGAACAAAGATctctaggttttttgttttttttttttttttgatctctaGGTTTTGGATAGCTGCCTTTTGGGACAAATTTGACCAGTCTTGTAGGTGACGCAAGGGAGGGATTAACTTTTCTGTGGTTACTGATGCTTACTCCTTTGTGGTCTAAACTCTTATGTTAATAACATTCAAAGTGTACAGAGACTTCACAGCCATGTGCTGGATGTGCTTTCTAGCCAAGCATTTTTTCccagagtggggggtggggggtcagggCTCAAGGCAAAAGTAGGAGTGGCCACAGTCCTATCAGGGAGCTCCTGGTGGGGCCCCATGTCCCATGTGTTGCTTGTCACTGGCCAGGCATCGCTGGAGGGCAGGGAGCCTCTTTGGGGCCAACACTGCTCTGCTTCCTGCCGCAGtgagacacccccacccccaaacactGTCCCTCACCTCTGTCCCTGCAGTTCTTGGAGGCCCTGCCAGGCCTGATGGATGCTTTCCAAGGTCTGTCCCTTCTCTGCCATCCTACAGCTGGGGTCGCACTTCCCTTCCAGCACTGTCCTAttgcctgactgtgggcataggATCTGTCTGAGCTTTATCACTTCCCGTGGACCCTCCCCTTGTCCACACGACAACCTGTTCCTGGGCCcccagctgcccccaccccccagcacttCTAGAATAAACACCAGTTCAGAGTGCAGCCTAGAAAGATGCCATCTTATGACCTGGAGGCCCAGCTTTGCTCCACTGCAGTGGAGTTCACATCCATGGTCAGTCAATGCTTTATTTCCCACCTGTGTGTGTTAAGGTCTCCTCAGTCCCTCCAGGAAAAGGTAGACATCCCTGTCCCCTCAGTTCTGGGACCTGTGCCCCTCCACAGTTTCCAAGAACCTTCCATGAAGTCTGACTTCTCTTATCTTGATTTCCCTGAAACAATATTATTTCCTTGAAGAACCTGTTTCCTTGTTTTTCCGTGTCCTGAGCCTTTCCCCTTCCTGTTTCATGTGATCACCTGCACCTTCCTGGGGATTAGAGGGTGGCCAACATGACGTGTCACCAGAAACTGGATTCTAAGACTTCTCAGTGCTTCTGGGACAACGTCCCTGTAGGAGGTTGtaggaggttgggggtgggggaggggcagggctgttTGGTGGCCAGTGACACAAATGATCCCACTAAGAGGACCAGACTGAGTTGGATTAAGGTGTTGCTTTGTTCATGTGGCTAGTTGAGCCTGCTGTCCACTTAGCTGGGGCAGAGTAAGCACCTGATGTTGGGTGAGCCGGTTGGGTGTACCTAAGCCTTTTCTCAACACTGACCCAGTTCTTGGTTGGGAAACGTAAGGTCTAAGGACAGCAATAACTGATCCTCCTTTGTCACAAGTGGTGATCTCAGAGCAGTGAGGAGGGAGGCCAGCGCTTATCTGCTCAGAAGTTAAAAGACAATGAAGGCTTTGTGATGGCGGAAGGAGATCAGCGGATCATTGGTGCTCACAGAGGTGCAAGCGTCTGCAGAGATGAGGAGATTCGGGCCCTGACTAACTGGGTCAGGGTTGTAAGGCCCACAGTGTGCACTGATCCCCCGGGGCCCTGGGCCGGGTTCTGAGACGTGAACTTtgtcctcctatttctcaggttGAGCCTGAGTCTTTCATTTCTCAGGAACAAAGGAATGGCTCTGAGGGGAGGGAGGATCTTGCTGGCAGGCCCCGGGCTCTTCTGCACTAGAGGAGGGTTTCAccagggggagggagggtgggaagggCATTCCCGCCACCCCGACCCTGGCgacccttccctctgccctgagCACCACCCCCCACACTCGGCTGTGATGTGAGCTTGTGTCCTGATCAGGCAGTGAACCTGTTCCTTTCTTTGCTCCTTACAGCGAGCTTGTTTTGGATCAGGCTGAGAACAGAGCTGGGTTCCAGGTGTAAAGCATCATGTGGGTTATCCTCATTGCCCTGTCTGCCGGGTTCCCCAGGAGGGAGGGCACTAAGCAACTTCCCTGCAGCGTCACCCTGGCAGATGTGGGCCCCTGGTTGTTGTGTTGTGTAACTGAGGAGCCTGTGTAATCCCTGGAATGGGGGCAGAGGTCCAGAGGCCATGTGCCAGGCCCTCCACTGGGTCAGCCAGGCCTGGACTCCCTCACTGGGCTGGCCTTGGTCTGGAGGAGAGCTGCATAGGGACCAGTGACCAGTCCCCTTGCAGCTGTTATGCTGGACACAGGCCAGGTGGTGACCCTGCAGAGGAGCCAGGGCTGTCCTCCTGGCGGGCAGCTCTCCCTCACCAGCTCCAGCTGATGTTTATTGCTTAAGATGAAGTTCAGAAAGATTCTTTATTAACTGGGTGACCTTGAGAAATCATTCTGAGCCTTGACTTTCTTACCTGAGAAATGGGGTAATACTTTCCTTGTAAAGTTGTAATGAAATtagttgatatattttaaaagccagCATGCTGCTGGCCATGGCAGGTGCTTGGATGCCTTCAGTCACAAGGCACAAGCCTGACGCTGGCCAAATAAGCTTCAGACTAAATCCTTGCTGGCAGTCTAGGTAAAGAGGCTGTGGCACAGGTTCCGGCGtaccagggtgggggaggggcttccCACACAGCACCAGGCGTTTCTAAGACGCCGGTGGGGTGCCCGGAGATTCAGCTCAGTCTCGACCCCATCTACTCAGAGACAGTGTCTGATCCCACAGGATGTGGGCTCAGCCCCACAAGACTATACCCCCTGCCTGCACCTTAGATGCCAgtcacaagtccaggttgtcaccttTGTCTGTAAGGAAAGTCCAGTCTAGTTGGAGATATAAAATATAGATAGATtaaaatatagatagataaatgacTGACATATGCAGACGTGTGTATGAAAGTGAAcgtgttcattgctcagtcatgtcccatcagtgactccatggactgtagcatgccaggcttccctgtccatggaatttttcaggcaggaatactggctgGGTAGCCTTTTCTTCCTTAGTCTTACTGTACGAATCTAtaactgtttgtgtgtgtgcctgatTCTTTAAGTCTGTTCAGCTGCTCCATGGCCTGAAGAAATCATTTACTTAGGCTTTTCAACTCTAAAGCCAACATTTGCAGAATattattcttatttctcctttgagTTTGGTGCCTTCACCTCTCCTTCTCAGTTACCTTGAGGGCTTTTAATGTTCCGGTAAAACAGGTGTAATGATACTGTGTTTGTTCATTTTacatatttgtttgtttcttgggtATCAGGTACACAATTTTTAATCATCCCCGACCATTGACTTCCTTTCTTTAGGTGCAAATATTAACCTTGTCTTATTTCCACATACTTTAAACCTCTCTTTAAAGACTCTTCTTTAAAGtaacctcaaaaaaataaataaataaataaagtaaccTCAGTTCACTTTCATTTGACCGTTCCTTTCCAGGCCCCTgacgttcatggggtcgcagaccaAGAAGGTGCTGTTCACACCCCTCATGCATCCCGCTCGCCCCTTCCGTGTCTCCAACCATGACCGGAGCAGCCGCCGAGGGGTGATGGCCAGTAGCCTGCAGGAGCTCCTCAGCAAGGTACCCCCATCAGCCACGAGGGCCCCCAACTCACAGGGTCTCGGGGACAAATCAGTGCAAGACAGGGAGCTTGGGGGAGCCTTCTGGGGTTAAAGGGAACATTGCTGTGTCCCTGTCCCATACAGGACTTAGGTACAGAGACGAGAGCCCTCAAAATAGCCATTaattgggaattccttggtggtccagtggataggactctgaaccttcactgctgtgggccagggtttgatccctggtcaggaaactaagatcccacaagccctgtggtatggtcaaaaataaaaagaaaataaaaataaattttaaaaaaataagaaggaaacaaCCATCATTTGATAATGTGGCTTTAGTTTCTTGACAAGGGAGAATATAGGAGGCACAACTTTAGAAATCTGGTTTTGGTTATAAAGGCTGGGGACCAATTGTTCTTAATCTAAAACAGTGTCCTCAATCACCAAATAAGGAAGAACTGTAGACTTTCACCAGAGACAGGACCTGAGCATCCAATACGCTGTCTCTGAAGCGACAGAGACACGGCTCTCTAAGCATCATGGACACAGggtcattctttttatttgtccAAATGAGCAAGACATTTTAGAAACTGAATATTGTTCACTGTAATTCCTTACCTCACGATGTTGAAACCTCTAAAGAAGTTAGATCCGTTCAACTTTTCAACTTCTCTCTTCCAAGCAAAGTCTGAGTTATAGACATCAGCCAAGGTACATCTTTACCATTTAGATCCTCAAAGTCAGCCAACACTTTGGGGACCATGACTTAATGGATGCCACTGATGGGTCCAAACAGAGTCACTTCACCTGGTGACACTGGTGTGTTCCGTCTGACCTAGACCCTGGATGCACTGGTGGTCACCAGCCAACTGGTCACCTTGGTGCTGGAGGAGGATGGCACTATGGTGGACACAGAGGAGTTCTTCCAAACCCTGGGGGACAACACACACCTCATGGTCCTGGAGCAGGGGCAGAAATGGACACCGGTAAGTGCGTCATCTGGGCGGCAGCTGGGCAGGCTGCTCACCTGGGTAAGTGTGGTCCCCACTTGGAGTCGACTGGCTCACTTTCTGAATACTTCCTCTGTGTTCACCCGGTAACTGGATCTGCTACCCTCCAGGGATGCTTCTAAGTATTTCTAGGAAACTTGGCATCTTTGCAAACCTGGGCTGTGTGGTTTAGAGCCAGTAATTCTGAGGGTCAGGCTTCGGCCGGTGAGGAGCTGCAGACCCTGTTAGGGCGTGTGGATCTGACCTGGACCTTGGAGGCAGTGAGATGACACAGCCGGTGAAATTAGGGTGGTATGTGAGGGTGTAAACCCAGTGAGTTAGACAAGCAAAGAAGTGGCATAAAGGGTTTTATTTCTGAGAAAACTATAGATTATAAATCTTGAAAAACATTCCCACCATAAAACATGAAAGCATGTAAAGCATAATATTCAAACATCTTTTTGTATGCCTAactgaccttccctggtggctcagatggtgaagaacctgcctgcaatgtgggagacctgtttTTGATctgtgagtcaggaagatcccctggaaaagggaatggcaacccactccagtgttcttgcctggagaatcccatggacagaggagcctggtgggctacagtctatggggtcacaaagagccagacatgactgagcaactaacacaactgtCCTTCAACAAGGGGAAATCTTCAGAGGCCAACATTCCATGGGAACCAGAATCCAGAGGCAGAAGGAGGTGCCGAAGTTGGTATCTCCCCTCTGGGCAGCCAGTGACCCCAGCGCTGCTGAAGGCTGGGCAGATGGCTGCCCACCTCTCTCTCCCAAGCATCTGGCCTCAAGCTTCCCCCTGAGTCTTTAGAGTCTGCTGAATCTGAGACCACCCAAGCTGAGTGTAGTTTACAGAGACCAGGGACAGAGATTATCCACTGATGCTCATGACCCAGTTggtccctccctccagcccccatGACCCACATCCTCATCCCCAAAACCTAGGAACGTGTCACTTTACATGGCAAAGGGGAGTTCAAGGGTGTGATTGCCTCAAGGATCTTCACAGGGGTGATGACCCTGGATTAGCTGGTTGGGTGGTCATCACAGGTCCTTGTAAGAGGGACATAAGAGGGCCAGCGAGGGCAGAAGCAGGGAGCAGTGACAAGAGGATGGGCCAGGGGCTGAAGGACACAGGCAGCTCTGGAGCCAGGACAGGAAGCCCCAGCAGGACAGCCCATAGTTCATTCAGCACCCCACACCCCCAGAACTGTCAGAGCATCAGTCTATATGCTCACTCAGCTTGTGGCCATTGGTCCTAGGAGCCCCAGGACACTAATTCAGAGGGGAAGGgtcttttctgtttgttctgtGAGATGCTCTTCTACTCAGCGGGGGAGTCGGTTGCCACATGACAGGTTGAAGCCCCCATGTGGTGGGCACAGCAGTGGGCACTGAGCTGCGAGTCAGGGTGGTGACAGGAGGCAGTGGACAAGAGTGGCACCAAAGTGACGGTTCCTGGGGGCAGGATGTTTCTTCGTCTGGTAACAGTCTGGTTGACATGAGTCTTACACAGGATCCTACGTGTCGGGACCACCTTCCTTCAGAGGTTGGAGGTCCTGCCCCACTTGTAGGAGTTTCTAGGAGTTTCTCAGCGAGCCCACTTCGATTTGACTTCGACAGAACTTCCAAGAAGTAGCCACCAGGGGTCTCCCTTCTCAGTCCAAAGCAGCTTTGGTGCCTGTCAATACCCCTGAGGCAtcttgtggggggtggggtgggagggggaaaaGGAAACTCTTCttgccacccacccacccatcctcaCCCCACTGCCGCCACAGTTAGATTCTGAGTTTGGGGAGGCATCTCGATTCTGACTCAAGACCGAGGATGCTGGCAGAGTGAGATCAAAACTTTCATGCTTCAGAGAGGAGCTGTGATCCGAACACCCTGCCTTGAGTCAATTTTTAATAACGTTTCCAAAACAATATATGCACCTCCTCCAAGGCAGCAGGACCTCATCTGTGTTAGTACCTGGGCTGGGACCATCATGTGTCCAAGTTGGgggtggagagagaagagaggcacCAGCAAGAAGGGTTTAGGTACTTTTAGGGGAGATTACAGTTTAACTTCAAATTTACTAGACTTTTGTCAGTGAATTTAATACTCAGAGCCCCAGCTACTCCCAGTTCCCAAGGTTTATGAAAGTCATTCCTCTATTTGAATCCTGTACACTGCAGGACCGTGTGTGCAGCAAACCCACCAGAGGTGTGCCCGGGACATGGCCCTGGGACAGCTTTGTTCTCTCCTGTTTTTTCTCAAAGCTTCTGCAGGAAGACCATATGAAAATGCTGTTTATAAACCTGGGATTTCAGAGGTCTCTGACCTCTCCCAACTCCAAGGGTCTCAAGCGGACTGAGAGTGAGTCTGCTAAGTGTCCCCAAGAGGCCAACCTTCTTCCAGGGCAGGAACTAGAAATCAGGGGACGGCCCTCACACCAGCCCTGGTTGGCCATAGGATTCTGGCATTTTCTTTGGCCACCTTTCATATGGTGGAATAGTATGCCCGCTGGTTAAGTGGACTGTGACGCTGTCATGGGCCCGTCCACATCACCAGGCGGCCGCAGTGGCCTTGGGGGACCAGGGTGAGCGCGTGTCCACCACAGATCACTGGCACAACTGTCCACTGAGCCCTGGACCCTAAGGCCACACCACACTCACCCCCAGTCCCTGAAGACAGCTGCTGGAGGAGGTCAGTTCTTATGGGCTTGGACCCCCGTGGCCACATAAGCACCCTGATTGGCTGAAAACATTCCTCAAATAGTTAGCCGCTTATTCATGCTCAGATTTTAAGCAGACAGGTAAACTCAGCACTGCAGGCCCTGCAGGTGGCAGCTGGGATGCACTGCAGCTTCTGCCCTCCCCCTACTTAGGGTGGCAGCCACACCCCAGCCCGCCGGCCGCCTCAGAGACGGGGTATCGCGAAAATCACCTTCGACTTGTACAAGCTGAGCCCCAAGGATGTCATTGGCTGCCTAAATGTGAAGGCCACCATGTACGAGATGTATTCCGTGTCCTACGACATCCACTGCACAGGGTTCAAGGCCATGCTCAGGTAACGCACCCAGGAAAGCAGGGTCTGG encodes the following:
- the CIDEA gene encoding cell death activator CIDE-A, whose protein sequence is METARDCAGALLRPLTFMGSQTKKVLFTPLMHPARPFRVSNHDRSSRRGVMASSLQELLSKTLDALVVTSQLVTLVLEEDGTMVDTEEFFQTLGDNTHLMVLEQGQKWTPGGSHTPARRPPQRRGIAKITFDLYKLSPKDVIGCLNVKATMYEMYSVSYDIHCTGFKAMLRALLRFLSHAAQVTGQCLVHMGTYMLQVLAETEEQAVPGSRPQRAIKSG